GGTCTCGGCGAGAGCGCGGCGGGGGAGGCGGTCGACCTCGTCCTGGACGCCGAGGTGCCGGAACCCGCCGGCCGGCGGCCGGGTCGAGTACAGCCCGACGGCGTGCTTGCTGAGGTAGCCGCCGTTCGCCGAGCAGAGGCCGGTCGCGCCGGGGTCGTCGCGCAGCCGCGCGGTCATCGCGGCGATGGCGTGGGTGACGTAGTTGTTCCAGGGGCCGCCCGCGAAGGTCAGCCCCCCGGTCACGGTGAGCTCGCGGTCGAGGGGGAGCCCCAGCTCGGTGGCGGCCACCTGCACGGCCGACGGGAAGCAGGAGTAGAGGTCGACGTGGGCGAGCTCGTCCGGCCCGACCCCGGCGAGCCGGAGCGCGGCCCGGCCGGCGGCGGCGATGGCGGGGGAGGAGTGGAGGTCGGCCCGCTCCGAGAGCGGGTGGTCGTCGGCGTCGGCGGCGCTGATCGGGAAGACCCAGCGGTCGCGGGCGATGCCGAGCCCGGCGGCGGTGCCCGCGGAGGTGAGCAGGACCGCCGCCGCCTGGTCGACGTGGTTGTTCGAGTTCATCAGCTTGGGGTAGGGGAACCCCACCATCCGGTTGTCCGGCCCCGGGGTGCCGATCTCCTCGGCGCTGAACCGCCGCCGCAGCACCGCGTGGGGGTTGCCCTCGGCCACCATGCTGAAGCCGGCCCACAGCTCGGCGATGGCGTGGCCGTGCTCGGCGATGCCGTGGCCCGCCGCCGCCCGCAGCGCGTTCTCGAAGAGCGGATAGACGGTGATCGGCATCACCAGCCCGGCCTCGACCTCGGCGGGGCCGCCCATCACCATCTCCTTGCCGATCGTCTCGGAGGGCTCGACCCCGGCGGGCTGCGCCGTCCACGGCGGCCGCTCGCCGGTCTCCCGGCGGATCGCCGCCCGGGTGCGCCACGCCTCGGCGCCGCCGATCAGCACCAGGTCGGCGCGTCCCGCCTGGATGTCGGCGGCGGAGCGGGTGAGGAGCTGCTGGGGTGACTGGCCGCCGACGTGGGTGTAGGCGGTGTGGCGCGGGGTGGCGCCGAGCAGCTCGGCGACCAGCCGGCCGGGATCCGCGTAGCGCCAGGAGAGCAGGTTGACCACCCGCACCGAGTCGAGGCGGCGGAGCAGCCCGGCGGCACCGCTGTCGGCCTCGGCGCGCCGTGCCGCCTCGGCGAGCAGCTCGACCGGCTCGGGCGCGTGACCCTCGCGGTGGCAGACCTGGCCGGCGCCGACGAGCACCGGGGTCCGCGGATCGAGGC
This region of Candidatus Dormiibacterota bacterium genomic DNA includes:
- a CDS encoding acetyl-CoA acetyltransferase; amino-acid sequence: MSLDPRTPVLVGAGQVCHREGHAPEPVELLAEAARRAEADSGAAGLLRRLDSVRVVNLLSWRYADPGRLVAELLGATPRHTAYTHVGGQSPQQLLTRSAADIQAGRADLVLIGGAEAWRTRAAIRRETGERPPWTAQPAGVEPSETIGKEMVMGGPAEVEAGLVMPITVYPLFENALRAAAGHGIAEHGHAIAELWAGFSMVAEGNPHAVLRRRFSAEEIGTPGPDNRMVGFPYPKLMNSNNHVDQAAAVLLTSAGTAAGLGIARDRWVFPISAADADDHPLSERADLHSSPAIAAAGRAALRLAGVGPDELAHVDLYSCFPSAVQVAATELGLPLDRELTVTGGLTFAGGPWNNYVTHAIAAMTARLRDDPGATGLCSANGGYLSKHAVGLYSTRPPAGGFRHLGVQDEVDRLPRRALAETHQGEATLETCTVMHDRTGAPERGVAACLLADGRRTWATTDDPGLMEAMRTVELAGSRVEVAAGRLRG